ATTATTGAAAATGGGTTTCTAAAAACAGAATATAAATCCGAATACGAGGGTTCTTATCTTGAATTAACAGATAAAGGTAAATTCTTCTTAAATGTTGGAGATAACATTGAAATGGGTTTTTTGAAAAAAGTAATTAAATAATTTTAATAAATATTTTTTTTAATAAATGAGAATTTCTATTTACGTGATTTTTTTGGATTGAATTTTTTATAAATTTTTTTGTAAGCATTTTAGAGATTTTTTCGTGTTTTTTGGTTATTTTTCTTTTTTTCTATTTATTTTCTCTTTTTCCTGGGTAGCGTTCGCTAGGTTGTGTTTTTTTGTTTGAGGGTGTTTAGTTGTAGTAAGTTGTAGCAGAAGCATGTGAAGATGTTTTTGGTGTGTGTTCGTAGTGTTGTGGTGACTTTGACGTGGCCTGAGTGGAATATGTTTTTGATTACGGTGTATGGTCGTTCTCCTGGTGATCTTTTGCGGGTTATGCGTTTGTTTCGGTGTTTTGTCTTTTTTATTTAGTGGGTGGCCACGTGTTGCGCGGTTCATGGTTGCGTTGTAGCATTTGCATTTTGTTCCAAAGTATCCGCGATCTCGGTATGTAACTTCTCCGGGTTTAGTGAGGTCAAATTGACTATCATGAACTGATGCGGGTGTTGTTTCGATTTCTTTTATTAATTGGTGGTCTATGTCCATTTTGCTGTGTAGTTTGTAGCCAAAATGAGATTTTCCATTCTTTTTTGTCCATTCGCCATCTTTGTTTCGTCGTGTTTTTGCACTTGGTCCTCGAGGTTCGACTACTTTTTTATGGCCTGGATCTGTTGTTATGAATGTGGCATCTTGTAT
This is a stretch of genomic DNA from Methanobacterium spitsbergense. It encodes these proteins:
- a CDS encoding IS5 family transposase; translation: MYDNRTELGGRPNNDEIVMMKMLVLQSWYGLLDPELERQANDRISFHKFLGFPERIPDRSTVWAFKERLIYTGKDEKIWEELQRQIDAKGLKIKEGVIQDATFITTDPGHKKVVEPRGPSAKTRRNKDGEWTKKNGKSHFGYKLHSKMDIDHQLIKEIETTPASVHDSQFDLTKPGEVTYRDRGYFGTKCKCYNATMNRATRGHPLNKKDKTPKQTHNPQKITRRTTIHRNQKHIPLRPRQSHHNTTNTHQKHLHMLLLQLTTTKHPQTKKHNLANATQEKEKINRKKEK